AAAAGGGGGCATATTGACATACAGGAGGGAAAATGACAACGGAGAAGTAGAGCCAAATATTCTTTGGGATGCTCTGAAAGCCGTAATGAGAGGGAGGCTGATCTCACAtacagcatttgaaaaaaaagtcaggttAGAGGCTTACCAGAAACAAGCTGGAAAATTAAAAGAATTGGAACAGCTACAGAAGCAGTCAAAAACCCTGGCATACTTGATCAGATCAAGGTGGTTAGGAAAAAGATGGATGATAAACTGTTAGAAGAGGTGGAAAGGAAAGCAAGGTTTAGTGAACAACCATACTATGAAGGAGGGCCTAAAGCCACCATAAACATAGCTGGACGTATAAGGAAACAGCAAGCATTGTCTAATATACAGAAAATAAGGGATCCCATAACCaataacagtttatatgaccCAGAGGTTTTTGAGGATTATTATAGGAGATTAGATTCACAACCTATTTCAGTAGGCGGAGAGCATCTGATAGAGTTCCTAGATTGGACCAGCAAAAGGAGCAAAACAGAATGAGGTGCTGACTTCAGAAATAACAATAGATGAGACAGAAAAGTCAATTAGTCGGGCGAAATCAGGAAAATCGCCGGGAGCGGATGGATTTGGGGCCTCATTTTATAAAACTTTCAAAGAGGAGTTAATCCTGTTACTTCAAGACTCATTCAACTACACTCTCAGGTCAGAAAGATCCTCCCTCATACAATGAAACCATTATCTCCATTATTCCAAAGGATGGGAAAGATAAAGAAGATTGTGGCAATTACAGACCCATATCCCCTTTAAATGTGGATTACAAACTTTACACCTCCATTGTAGCGAGGAGACTAGAGACATTAATGCAGGATCTGATCCATGAGGACCAGTGTGGGTTTATTAAAGAGAGGCAAACACAAGATAATATCAGGAGGAGTTTACATGTTacagaaaacatccaaagggaCGGGGAAGTGCAATTCTGGTAAGCATAGATGCTGAAAAGGCTTTCGACAgtgtaaattggaattttttgtaCAGGGTATTGGAAAAATTCAGATTCAATGAACAGTCTGTCAATTGTATTAGATGAATGTATCAGGAACCCAAGGCAAGGATTAAAATAAATGGCAGTTTGACAGAAAGGGGGACTAGACAAGGATGTAGCCTCTCTCCAAGTCTCTTTGCGCTGTTTATCCAGCCGTTAGCCCAAATGATTagacaagaagaagaagtaaaagGGGTGAAGCTAGGAGGGGAGGAGCACAAAATAGGATTATTTGCCGAcgatatattgtttttttaaaagtatcctGATGAAAGTTTTCCTAAAACAATGGGATTGCTAGAATATTATGGAGAATATTCAGGATACAAAATTAatgtcacaaaaacacagattttggCAATAAATTATTCCCCGCTGCAAAAAGTTCAAGACATATACAAGCTCAAATGGAATGCTAAATCAGTGAAATATCTGGGTGTAAACATTACAAAGGAAATAGATAAGCTATACGATGCAAACTATACCAAAATAAACCAAGAAATTAGGAGAGACTTTGAGAGATGGTCAGCTATTTGCTTGAACTTCAGTTCAAGGATAGAAATAATTAAGACGAATGTTCTACTGAGACGTTTAAATCTGTTTCAATCTCTGCCAGTGATAATTCCACAAAAACAGTTGATAGAATGGGATAAATGGATACCAAGATTTATAGGGGGGGAAACAGACCTAGGATCCGATACATAACCCTCCAGCTCCCTAAAGAAAAGGGCGGTCTGGCCTTGCCAAGccttaaagaatatttttatgcTGCACAAATCAGACCTTTGATATATTGGTGCAATGATGGAAAAATATAGAACTTGGTGCGACAGACATGGAGGTACGAAACTTAATAGCACACAAAGGACTAGCGAAAAAACTAGGTAGCCGGCGGGACACAATGACTAAAACCACAACTGAAGTATGGAATACAGTAGTTGAAAGGTATAAACTGGAGAAAGCGATAGGGATGCTGAGTTGGTTTGCATTTGATTCTAGGTTTATACCAGGAACAACTGATAAAGGTTTTAAGCAATGGGCAAACAAGGGAATTACTGCAGTATGCACAATGGTGGAACAATGGTGGAACAGGGCGAGCTGCAGAGGTTTGAAAGTTAAGGGACAAATTTGGATTGGATGAAAATGAACGATATCATTACCTACAACTAAAGGATTGTTTTGAGAAGGAGGTGAAAGCCGACACGAATAATGAAATTGTTGGGGTATTTCAGAGAGCCtatgagaagaagaagagtagAGAAATCTCAATCTTATATCAAAGTTTGATGTTATCCAGGGATTCTTCACTgtatattaaagaaaaaagggaaaaagagatgaaagaaCAAATAACAGAAGAGGAATGGTTTCTCATGTGTAAATCGCAGTGCACGGCCACTAGCCGTGGACAGAGTTTAACTGGAGAAATATTGTCAGGTTCTTTATAACACCAAAGATTAGGAGTAAATTGGTATCTACACAACAACTGTGCTGGAGATCATGTGAACACGTTGATGCAGACCATACACACATATCCTGGTCATGCCCAAAATTAAAAGGGTATTGGGATGAAATATGgcaaagtttgcaaaaaataatagGATATCAGATAcccaaaacatttaagaatTGTATTTAGGAAATTCATTACATGATATAATACACAGAAAAGATGAGTTCCTTGTTAAAATACTATTGTCAGCAAGCAAGAAAGTAATCACCAGATTGTGGCATAAAGCAGAACCACCGACTGGGGAGCAGTGGGTGTGCACTGTCCAGGAAATATTTGTAATGGAGAAGCTGACACACAAACTAAGATTACAGGAAACACaatttttggaaaagtgggaaaaatggactGATTTCAGGAAGACAGAAGAGGACACGAGCGCTTACTGGACAAAAAGGACATTGATATGAGAAGGACTGATGGATGAGGTGAACTTTAATATGCCCTGACACTCTAACtgtaaaaaataagttaaaaaaaaacacgtgaAACACCAACGCCTGTTCAGAACCGTCCCGCTGTACGGACAGATTTAGGCTGCAGAAATATTCCGAGGGTCTGAGAGGGACCGGCTCCTCCAGTCCCAGCCGTGTGAACTGGTACAGGGTCAGCATGTTCAGAGTCAGCAGTGAGGCTGGTCTCAACAGAAATCTGGGGTCTGGACTGGACTTTAGACAGTCTGTATGAGTCAAAGCCCAGCCCTGAGGGAACCCTGAGGaaactgaaaaagcaaaaaaggagCACCCTCAAGGAAAACACTTCTCAAGGTGCCAGACAAAAAACAGACTCACTAGAAATAGAGAGGTGTCCCTCAAAATGTCTGTTTAGGTAGTTTTATTCAAGGCAATCTTATTCTATTCCTAGAAACCCTGTAGAAGCTCCCTCAGAGCAGCAGGAAGCGGGTCAGGCCGCCCCCTCGGAGCTCTCTGATTCGCTGACAGTGTCTCAGCATGTTGAGGATTCCCTGGAAGCGTTTGTCCACCTTCACCTGAGAAAACTCTCTGATGTCATCCTCCACCACGAAGAACTGACCTGGAACAGACGCAAAAACCAGGGTGAGAGAGACAGCAGGGGGCGCCATAATACACGGTGAGAGAGACAGCAGGGGGCGCCATAATACATGGTGAGAGAGACAGCAGGGGGCGCCATAATACACGGTGAGAGAGACAGCAGGGGGCGCCATAATACACGGTGAGAGAGACAGCAGGGGGCGCCATAATACATGGTGAGAGAGACAGCAGGGGGCGCCATAATACATGGTCAGAGAGACAGCATGGGGCGCCATAATACACGGTGAGAGAGACAGCAGGGGGCGCCATAATACATGGTCAGAGAGACAGCAGGGGGCGCCATAATACACGGTGAGAGAGACAGCAGGGGGCGCCATAATACACGGTGAGAGAGACAGCAGGGGGCGCCATAATACACGGTGAGAGAGACAGCAGGGGGCGCCATAATACACGGTGAGAGAGACAGCAGGGGGCGCCATAATACACGGTGAGAGAGACAGCAGGGGGCGCCCTCTCTGTCCTCGTCTGCTGATGTCCCTCAGGACTGATAAACCTCTCTCTGTCATTTACCCTCTCACCTTTGGTGTCTTTGGTCTCCTGCTCCTTGAAGCGCTGCTGCAGCTTTCTGGAATGATTGTTGAgacttctgattggctgatggagGATTTTATATTTGGCTGTGACTGATGTGTTGATGCCCTGAACGGCCGCGTTCAGCTGGTCGTATGACACCCGTCCTCTCATGTACCTGAACCACCGACGGAGATATTAAGGGTTAAAGTCAGCGTGAAGCTGGGATTTAGGCATCATATCATTCAaagcagagaatggaatgttggGGGCTGTTGCCAACTAGAAGGCCATGTTTGGTCACTTTTGggaaagtgggtggaactggtgagGAACAAAGCCCTCACTCCTCACCAGTTCCCCCCACTTTCCCAAGAGGTGCCAACAACATCTGTCAGCATGAGGCAAAGATTGCGTCTGTCAGACTGTCCATGagacctaaccctaacccccccatgagacctaaccctaaccctgtctATGagacctaaccctaacccccccacgagacctaaccctaaccctgtctATGagacctaaccctaaccccccacGAGACCTAACCCTAACTCTGTCTATGagacctaaccctaaccctaacccgaGTGCTGAGGTGCCGCTCATGAATGCACCTCGACTCAGAGCTGCACTCTGACAGTTCATCTATCACGCCAGATCATTATCACGCCTTGGCTCCGTGTTGTGTCGTGGTTCTTACAGAGGGATGCTGTCAAACTCTGCCACGGTGATGAAGTCCATCTGTCTGATGAAGGTGCGGCTGCTCTTCTTCACCTGTTCCTGCTGCGGCGGTTGAACATCTGCAGCGTCGCCCGCCTTTACCACGGCCTCACGAGCTCTGAGAGAAAACAGAAGACGGTGTCACGGTGTCAGCTGTTCCTTCACTGTTCTACTGGGATCAACCTGTGAACATTTACATCATTAACACTTCATTCAAGAACAATGACATTTCCAAACCCAGTCCACAAATTTCATAGTTAAGTCGTGATTAATcgcacttttttgtctgttctaaatgtaccttacagtactatttctcaagatttaaatacccttatgaacacaagtgggcaaaaatgctttctttatgcaaatgtttgttcatgtcaacaacccaaaacaacaacagataaagtccagaacaTTCTCTTGTCTGAGCTCAGagatactgaacgctgcaaaaatctgctgagagcataacatggtaaactcaagaccaacagatggagatactgaccttaatgtaacattactgaataataccacaatgtagagtcaaactttagacttctagaagttacctcctctgttctcagcagctgaacacagaacaacagatctcatcatcacacatggacataaagaagtcaagtctctgctgagagctcagcagtaaggcacagacacatctaatggtgtttcactgttctgatgtgagtaaggtggacacatctgccctgctcaagacAAAAAGCAAgtcattacttaaaaatgtctgctattatttatcagatttttactttcaaactaaaaaatgtagtccaaatgtaaaataaatgctgacagaaATGACTGacatcagtccagtagatttactggaatgatgtcaataaacacacacgtgaagctgcttttcaaaactcatgaacacacaaagtcaAAGAAGTCTGAGTGGAGAACTTTGaaggtgtagtaagaggactgaaccatctcttcattcttcagatcatagaagagctacagatttaatctaaaaccatgttttcttcctaaataaaggagagccaca
The sequence above is a segment of the Cheilinus undulatus linkage group 9, ASM1832078v1, whole genome shotgun sequence genome. Coding sequences within it:
- the ska1 gene encoding spindle and kinetochore-associated protein 1, with the translated sequence MGDLEEVSQHVQDRISSLRRTLDLSVIDFPQNKMKKLGQEIFALEKLLEDFERCVDHQRDQLTVLKELEASLHKDLEDVSHMKENIPAHMPKKEAPAPAREAVVKAGDAADVQPPQQEQVKKSSRTFIRQMDFITVAEFDSIPLYMRGRVSYDQLNAAVQGINTSVTAKYKILHQPIRSLNNHSRKLQQRFKEQETKDTKGQFFVVEDDIREFSQVKVDKRFQGILNMLRHCQRIRELRGGGLTRFLLL